The DNA window CACCGGCTCCTGCTCCGGCCAGCCGCATGGAAGAAGACGTGATTTCGGCGCTGGTGAATCTGGGCTATCAGCGCTCATTGGCAGAAGCGGCCGCGAAGAAAGCCATTTCGAAGATTGGCGCTCGCGGGGGTTTCGAAGAAGCGTTTCGCGAAACCATGGGCCTGATGCAAAAGTAAGCTCAGCATATTGGTTGAACGCAGTTAGACCGCCCAGTTTTCAAGTGCCAAATCACGCACGCGTGAAAATTCTCGAATATTGTTCGTAATGAGCGTTAGTCCAAGGCTCCTGGCGTGTGCAGCAATGAACAGATCGTTTCCTCCTATCATGGCCCCGCGACTCTTTAGATCAGCGCGAATTTTTGCATAGTGGTCAGCTGCTTCATCGGGGAAATTCAGCACTTCGACGTAATT is part of the Terriglobales bacterium genome and encodes:
- a CDS encoding PIN domain-containing protein, whose protein sequence is MLDTDISSYVMKRANEQLLKKLRTVAVNDVCISVITKSELLYGVEVSLRRAQDQAALKAFLNYVEVLNFPDEAADHYAKIRADLKSRGAMIGGNDLFIAAHARSLGLTLITNNIREFSRVRDLALENWAV